One window from the genome of Polynucleobacter sp. MWH-Svant-W18 encodes:
- a CDS encoding N-acetylmuramoyl-L-alanine amidase, whose product MSSKKMNLSRRQHLKTSAKFLSFALLLTEVEIAWGAKILGVRIWPSEDYTRITLESDTPLPITQQILTNPDRLVVDVQGLELNSTLKDLVAKVKPNDPYVSQIRVGQFQPGIVRLVFDLKEPIKPQLFTLDPVAEYNYRMVFDLYPTTPPDPLMALVKSSAKKESALEKSNEEVDLIAQFATKKEKGVAKVPAAPVAQAIPETKALPATVKYKRLITIAIDPGHGGEDPGAIGAAGSKEKHVVLSIAKRLKEKIEGEAYMRPYLTRDGDYFVPLHIRVQKARRVEADLFVSIHADAFIEPRAKGASVFALSQMGASSTMARWMANKENASDLIGGINIKTQDRQVANLLLDMSTTAQIKDSLQVGNSILKQIGGFAPLHKGKVEQASFAVLKAPDIPSILVETAFISNPQEEARLNDDAYQDQIAEAILRGIKDYFSKNPPVARRVNS is encoded by the coding sequence ATGAGTAGCAAGAAAATGAATCTCTCGAGAAGACAGCATCTCAAGACGTCTGCCAAGTTCTTGAGTTTTGCTTTGCTACTCACCGAGGTAGAGATTGCTTGGGGTGCCAAGATATTGGGTGTCCGCATTTGGCCCTCGGAAGATTACACGCGTATTACTCTAGAGTCAGATACTCCACTACCGATTACTCAACAGATTCTGACCAATCCTGATCGCTTGGTTGTTGATGTTCAAGGACTGGAACTGAACTCAACCCTGAAAGATTTGGTTGCGAAAGTCAAACCAAACGATCCTTATGTCTCACAAATTCGGGTGGGGCAATTTCAGCCAGGCATTGTGCGTTTGGTATTTGATTTAAAAGAACCGATCAAGCCACAGCTCTTCACATTAGATCCGGTTGCGGAATACAACTACCGCATGGTGTTTGATCTCTACCCTACTACGCCACCAGATCCATTAATGGCTCTGGTAAAAAGTAGCGCCAAAAAAGAGAGTGCTCTTGAAAAATCCAATGAAGAGGTTGATCTCATTGCACAGTTCGCCACCAAGAAAGAAAAAGGAGTAGCGAAAGTACCTGCAGCGCCGGTAGCTCAAGCCATTCCAGAAACCAAAGCACTCCCTGCTACCGTAAAATATAAACGCTTGATTACGATTGCCATTGACCCAGGGCACGGTGGTGAAGATCCTGGGGCTATTGGTGCAGCGGGATCCAAAGAGAAGCATGTCGTACTTTCGATTGCTAAGCGACTCAAAGAAAAGATTGAGGGTGAAGCCTACATGCGCCCTTACCTCACTAGAGATGGTGATTACTTTGTGCCACTCCATATCCGAGTACAAAAAGCTAGAAGGGTAGAAGCAGATTTATTTGTATCGATTCATGCAGATGCTTTTATTGAGCCAAGAGCAAAAGGTGCCTCTGTCTTTGCACTCTCCCAGATGGGTGCAAGTAGCACAATGGCGCGCTGGATGGCGAATAAAGAAAATGCTTCAGACCTCATTGGCGGAATCAATATCAAGACACAAGATCGCCAGGTTGCTAACCTATTGCTAGATATGTCGACAACGGCCCAAATCAAAGACTCTCTTCAAGTGGGCAATTCCATTCTGAAACAAATCGGTGGATTTGCACCCCTGCATAAAGGAAAAGTTGAGCAAGCCAGCTTTGCTGTTTTAAAGGCCCCAGACATTCCCTCCATCCTGGTTGAGACTGCTTTTATTAGCAACCCACAGGAAGAGGCCCGATTGAATGATGACGCCTATCAGGACCAAATTGCCGAAGCGATTTTGAGAGGAATTAAGGATTATTTCTCGAAAAATCCACCCGTAGCCAGACGGGTAAACTCCTGA
- a CDS encoding hydrogen peroxide-inducible genes activator, with protein MAALPTIKQLRYLIALSETLSFTKAAESCFVGQSTLSAGLKELEDSLGVQLVERDKHSVSVTPIGRGVVERAQRLIAQADDLVEFVEGSAGSMVGVIKLGVIPTIAPFLLPTLLPKIREQFPKLKVVLREDLSGNLMDKLNRHELDFALIALPYDTEGFLTKELFDDAFWMIGNKNDPALKGSEIHLNNKLADRILLLEEGNCLRDQTIKACKRGPAANHYGIEATSLLTLVQMVESDLGIALLPEMAVKSGLLKQTNLIAKPLGAPAPKRKIALVARPSTARIEEFNALVKVMQR; from the coding sequence ATGGCTGCATTACCCACCATAAAGCAATTACGTTACTTAATCGCTTTGAGCGAGACTCTCAGCTTTACCAAAGCTGCTGAGAGCTGTTTTGTGGGCCAGTCCACGCTGAGCGCTGGTCTAAAGGAGTTGGAAGATTCCCTGGGTGTGCAGTTGGTGGAGCGAGATAAGCACTCAGTGTCAGTAACCCCTATTGGCCGTGGGGTAGTAGAACGTGCGCAACGCTTGATTGCCCAGGCAGACGATTTAGTCGAGTTTGTAGAGGGTTCTGCTGGATCTATGGTGGGCGTGATTAAGTTGGGAGTAATACCCACTATTGCCCCTTTTCTATTGCCAACACTATTGCCGAAGATTCGAGAGCAGTTTCCGAAGCTCAAGGTGGTTTTGCGAGAAGATTTGTCGGGTAACTTGATGGATAAATTAAATCGTCATGAATTAGATTTTGCCCTCATTGCACTGCCTTACGATACCGAAGGTTTTCTGACTAAAGAATTATTTGACGATGCGTTTTGGATGATCGGCAATAAAAACGACCCAGCCCTTAAAGGCAGCGAAATTCATTTGAATAATAAATTGGCAGATCGGATCTTGTTGCTAGAAGAGGGGAATTGCCTGCGTGATCAAACTATCAAAGCATGCAAAAGAGGTCCAGCCGCTAATCACTATGGAATTGAAGCAACCAGCCTACTTACGCTGGTACAGATGGTGGAATCAGATTTAGGCATTGCACTTTTACCGGAGATGGCCGTGAAATCTGGCTTGCTCAAACAGACAAATTTGATTGCAAAACCCTTGGGCGCACCAGCGCCCAAAAGAAAGATTGCCTTGGTCGCGAGACCCTCTACCGCGAGGATTGAAGAATTTAATGCCCTAGTTAAGGTGATGCAGCGCTAG
- the ahpC gene encoding alkyl hydroperoxide reductase subunit C yields MSIINTVVQPFKTEAFHNGKFVTITDETLKGKWSVLIFMPAAFTFNCPTEIEDAAENYAEFQKMGAEVYIVTTDTHFSHKVWHETSPAVGKAKFPLVGDPTHTLTNAFGVHIPEAGLALRGTFIINPEGVIKTAEIHSNEIARDVSETLRKLKAAQYTAAHPGEVCPAKWKEGAATLTPSLDLVGKI; encoded by the coding sequence ATGTCTATTATTAATACTGTAGTTCAACCATTCAAAACCGAAGCTTTCCACAACGGTAAGTTCGTAACTATCACTGATGAGACCCTCAAAGGCAAATGGTCTGTATTGATTTTCATGCCAGCAGCATTTACCTTCAACTGCCCTACTGAAATTGAAGATGCAGCTGAAAACTATGCTGAGTTCCAAAAAATGGGTGCTGAAGTGTATATCGTGACAACCGATACTCATTTCTCACACAAAGTTTGGCACGAAACTTCACCAGCAGTTGGTAAAGCCAAGTTCCCATTGGTTGGTGATCCCACACACACATTGACCAATGCATTTGGCGTACACATTCCTGAAGCAGGTTTGGCATTGCGCGGCACTTTCATCATCAATCCAGAAGGCGTAATCAAGACAGCTGAGATTCATTCGAATGAAATCGCTCGTGACGTTAGCGAAACATTGCGCAAACTCAAGGCAGCTCAGTACACCGCTGCTCACCCAGGTGAAGTTTGCCCAGCGAAATGGAAAGAAGGCGCAGCAACATTGACTCCATCTTTGGACCTCGTAGGCAAGATCTAA
- the ahpF gene encoding alkyl hydroperoxide reductase subunit F, whose protein sequence is MLDSNIKTQLKAYFEKIVSPIALTATLDDSAKSAEMLELLNEVAEQSDKITVSIDGQSPNVPSFTVGKKGEVARIAFSGLPMGHEMTSFILAILQASGYPPKVEQDIIDTIRGLDGKLRFQTFISLSCHNCPDVVQALNLMAALNPNIEHEMIDGALYQGLVDQYKIMAVPTVIVNGEVFGQGRMTVEEIVAKLDTNSPQKDAAKLNAKESFDMLIIGGGPAGSAAAIYAARKGIRTGVVAERFGGQVMDTLGIENFISVQETQGPKLVQALEQHVKSYEVDIMNLQRASALRKTDDGLEVELANGAILKSKAVIVSTGARWREMNVPGEQEYRNKGVAYCPHCDGPLFKGKRVAVIGGGNSGVEAAIDLAGIVSHVTLIEFDSKLRADAVLQTKLASLSNITIIKSALTKEALGDGTKVNGLRYLDRVTNTEHNLELEGIFVQIGLLPNTDWLKGTVELSKHGEVIVDAKGETSMPGVFAAGDCTTVPYKQIIIAMGEGAKASLGAFDYLIRSSVVEPEKALAA, encoded by the coding sequence ATGTTAGATAGCAACATCAAAACCCAACTCAAGGCTTACTTTGAAAAAATTGTGAGCCCAATCGCATTGACAGCCACCTTAGATGACAGCGCTAAGTCAGCAGAGATGCTCGAACTCTTAAATGAGGTAGCAGAGCAATCAGACAAAATTACTGTTTCTATAGATGGTCAGTCTCCGAACGTGCCAAGCTTTACCGTTGGCAAAAAGGGTGAAGTTGCGCGGATTGCATTCTCTGGCTTACCGATGGGCCATGAGATGACTTCTTTTATCTTGGCAATTTTGCAAGCGAGTGGCTATCCCCCTAAAGTCGAGCAAGACATCATCGATACGATCCGTGGTTTAGATGGCAAATTGCGTTTTCAGACCTTTATTTCCTTGTCATGCCATAACTGCCCAGATGTAGTGCAGGCATTAAACCTGATGGCAGCACTCAATCCCAACATCGAACATGAAATGATTGATGGCGCCCTTTATCAGGGCTTGGTAGATCAGTACAAAATCATGGCTGTACCAACAGTCATCGTCAATGGTGAAGTATTTGGTCAAGGTCGAATGACTGTTGAGGAAATTGTTGCCAAACTCGATACCAATAGTCCACAAAAAGATGCTGCCAAACTCAATGCCAAAGAGAGTTTTGATATGTTAATTATTGGCGGTGGCCCTGCTGGCTCAGCAGCAGCAATCTATGCTGCACGCAAGGGTATTCGCACTGGAGTTGTAGCGGAGCGCTTTGGTGGTCAGGTAATGGACACCTTGGGCATCGAGAACTTTATTTCCGTTCAAGAAACTCAAGGGCCTAAATTGGTCCAAGCCCTCGAGCAACATGTCAAAAGCTATGAAGTCGATATTATGAATTTGCAACGTGCTAGTGCACTACGTAAAACCGATGACGGCCTTGAAGTCGAATTAGCCAATGGTGCAATTCTCAAGAGTAAAGCTGTCATTGTGAGCACTGGTGCGCGTTGGAGAGAGATGAATGTTCCGGGCGAACAAGAGTATCGCAACAAAGGTGTAGCCTACTGCCCTCACTGCGATGGCCCTTTGTTTAAGGGTAAGCGTGTTGCTGTGATTGGTGGCGGTAACTCTGGTGTTGAGGCTGCTATTGATTTGGCAGGCATTGTTAGCCATGTCACCTTAATCGAATTTGACAGTAAGTTACGTGCCGATGCTGTACTTCAGACCAAGCTTGCTAGCTTATCTAATATCACCATTATTAAGAGCGCCCTCACTAAAGAGGCATTGGGTGATGGCACTAAGGTCAATGGTCTGCGTTACCTCGATCGCGTCACGAACACTGAGCATAATCTCGAGCTTGAAGGTATTTTTGTGCAAATTGGTTTACTGCCAAATACCGACTGGCTCAAAGGCACTGTGGAGTTATCCAAGCATGGCGAAGTGATTGTGGATGCTAAAGGTGAAACATCGATGCCTGGCGTCTTTGCTGCAGGCGACTGCACAACGGTACCCTACAAGCAGATCATCATTGCAATGGGTGAAGGCGCTAAAGCTTCACTGGGAGCGTTTGACTACCTCATTCGCTCCTCAGTAGTGGAGCCAGAAAAGGCTTTGGCTGCTTAA
- a CDS encoding NAD-dependent succinate-semialdehyde dehydrogenase — protein MSNLAFKFEKAYINGQWMDADSQATIPVHNPATGELIGSVPNMGAAETRRAIDFANAALPAWRSKTAKERARILRNWFDLIMKNKEALAQLMTAEQGKPLIESRGEIAYGASFIEWFGEEAKRIYGETIPAHAKDKRLIVIKQAIGVCAAITPWNFPSAMITRKVGPALAAGCTIVLKPASQTPFSALALCQLAQEAGVPPGVFSCVTGSASEIGGELSSNPIVRKLSFTGSTEIGRLLLAQCASTVKKTSMELGGNAPFIVFDDADIDAAVKGAITSKYRNAGQTCICANRIMVQDSVYDLFVEKFSKAVSAFKVGNGADVDTVIGPLIDEKALAKVEAQVKDAVAKGGKVVVGGKRHPLGGCFYEPTVVSGASKDMLAFREETFGPFAPIFKFSTEAEAIAMANDTEFGLAAYFYAQNIGRIWRVAEALEYGMVGINEGLITTEVAPFGGVKESGLGREGSQHGIEDYLEMKYLCMGGIQS, from the coding sequence ATGAGTAATCTAGCCTTCAAGTTTGAAAAAGCCTATATCAACGGCCAATGGATGGATGCAGATAGTCAAGCCACCATTCCTGTGCACAATCCAGCTACTGGAGAGTTGATTGGCTCGGTACCCAATATGGGGGCTGCTGAGACTCGTAGGGCGATTGATTTTGCAAATGCAGCTTTACCTGCATGGCGTTCTAAAACCGCTAAAGAGCGCGCCAGAATTCTGCGTAACTGGTTTGATCTCATTATGAAGAACAAGGAAGCATTGGCTCAGTTAATGACGGCCGAACAGGGTAAGCCTTTGATCGAAAGTCGTGGTGAGATTGCTTATGGCGCTTCTTTTATTGAGTGGTTTGGCGAAGAGGCCAAGCGGATTTATGGTGAAACAATTCCTGCGCACGCCAAAGACAAAAGATTAATTGTGATTAAGCAGGCCATTGGGGTTTGTGCAGCCATTACGCCTTGGAATTTTCCATCCGCCATGATTACCCGCAAAGTGGGGCCCGCACTAGCAGCAGGTTGCACCATCGTGCTCAAGCCCGCAAGCCAAACGCCATTTAGTGCATTAGCCCTGTGTCAGCTAGCGCAAGAGGCTGGAGTTCCTCCAGGAGTATTTTCTTGTGTCACTGGCTCAGCCTCTGAGATTGGTGGCGAGCTCTCTTCAAATCCTATCGTGCGCAAGCTCAGTTTTACAGGGTCTACTGAAATTGGTAGATTGTTGTTGGCGCAATGTGCAAGCACGGTTAAGAAGACTTCCATGGAATTGGGTGGCAATGCCCCATTCATTGTTTTTGATGATGCTGATATTGACGCAGCTGTGAAGGGTGCGATCACCTCCAAATATCGTAATGCAGGTCAAACTTGTATTTGCGCTAATCGCATCATGGTGCAAGACTCTGTATACGATTTATTTGTTGAGAAGTTTTCTAAAGCAGTGAGTGCATTCAAAGTTGGCAATGGTGCAGATGTCGATACTGTCATTGGTCCGTTGATTGACGAGAAAGCGCTTGCCAAAGTTGAAGCGCAGGTCAAGGATGCAGTTGCTAAGGGTGGCAAAGTAGTTGTCGGCGGTAAAAGACATCCTTTAGGAGGTTGTTTCTATGAACCTACCGTTGTATCAGGTGCCAGCAAGGATATGCTGGCCTTCAGGGAAGAGACTTTTGGGCCATTTGCACCGATCTTCAAGTTCTCAACCGAAGCTGAAGCAATTGCCATGGCAAATGACACTGAATTTGGCTTAGCGGCTTATTTCTATGCCCAAAACATTGGCCGCATCTGGCGTGTTGCAGAGGCTCTGGAATATGGCATGGTTGGTATTAATGAAGGCTTAATCACCACCGAAGTTGCTCCATTCGGTGGCGTTAAGGAAAGCGGCTTAGGTCGTGAAGGATCCCAGCACGGTATTGAGGATTACTTAGAGATGAAGTACCTTTGCATGGGTGGTATTCAGTCTTAA
- a CDS encoding DUF4239 domain-containing protein, which yields MDLPILRQALQLSGVDLRLELIVIVLSLCYLVFWIFQKQFPNALFGEDSEYAGYIYNAMGVVFSLVFAFVTVLVWQNYNGVSDAITKEASTLNNMYRLYSAFPPEVEKKGREQLRTYTRTIIQEEWPLLSNDQFSTKAYQELIQIVDNVIHLQPQTVGQSNIHQQMIHLAVEATELRRSRIYNARFGLAPPAWLGLLSSSLIFLFFSCLFKMKSVRTHLLLILFLGLTIVGVLYFLILFLHPFLGPMALNSEPFENLLKLSWIY from the coding sequence ATGGATCTCCCTATCTTAAGACAAGCACTGCAATTGTCTGGCGTCGACCTAAGACTAGAGCTCATTGTTATTGTTTTATCTCTATGCTACTTAGTCTTCTGGATTTTTCAGAAGCAATTTCCAAATGCACTTTTTGGAGAAGACTCAGAATATGCTGGTTATATCTACAATGCTATGGGAGTGGTATTTAGCCTTGTATTTGCATTTGTGACTGTATTGGTATGGCAAAACTATAACGGGGTGAGTGATGCAATTACCAAAGAAGCAAGTACTCTCAATAATATGTATCGACTTTATTCAGCATTTCCACCCGAGGTTGAAAAAAAGGGGCGAGAGCAACTAAGAACCTATACGAGAACCATTATTCAAGAAGAGTGGCCTCTTCTAAGTAACGATCAATTTAGCACCAAAGCGTACCAAGAATTAATACAGATTGTAGATAACGTTATTCACCTGCAACCTCAAACTGTAGGGCAATCTAACATCCACCAACAAATGATTCACTTAGCAGTTGAAGCCACGGAGCTCAGACGAAGTCGTATCTACAATGCACGGTTCGGTTTGGCGCCTCCAGCATGGCTAGGGCTTCTCAGCAGCTCTTTAATCTTTTTATTTTTTTCATGCCTATTTAAGATGAAATCAGTGAGAACCCATTTGCTTTTGATACTGTTTCTAGGCTTAACCATTGTCGGCGTCTTGTACTTCTTGATCCTATTCCTTCACCCCTTCCTAGGTCCGATGGCACTTAACTCGGAGCCATTTGAAAATCTATTGAAATTGTCATGGATCTATTAA
- a CDS encoding CoA ester lyase, translating into MNQSIRPRRSVLYMPGANTRALEKAKSLPADSLILDLEDAVAPNAKVAARENILSALESGFGYREAVVRINGLNTAWGQSDLAFFANSKADAILLPKVESATQVLEVAALLQKMNAPSTMRIWAMIETPLAIFKLEEIASAHPLLEALVLGTSDLVKDLHARHTPDRIETQTALSLSVLAARAYGLCVLDGVHLSLDDETGLKLSCIQGRDMGFDGKTLIHPNQIALANEIFGPSPEEILEAQNRIAAYDAAIQSGAGIAVLNGKLIEELHIQDAKRILALAKAISVRDKS; encoded by the coding sequence ATGAATCAGTCGATCCGCCCAAGGCGCTCTGTGCTCTACATGCCAGGAGCCAATACAAGAGCCTTAGAAAAGGCTAAGAGCCTGCCTGCTGATTCTCTGATACTCGATTTAGAGGATGCAGTAGCGCCGAACGCAAAAGTCGCTGCCAGAGAAAATATTCTGAGCGCCCTAGAGTCAGGGTTTGGATATCGTGAGGCGGTAGTCAGAATTAATGGTCTAAATACAGCTTGGGGACAATCTGACTTAGCATTTTTTGCAAACAGCAAAGCAGATGCCATTCTCCTGCCTAAAGTAGAGTCGGCAACACAAGTTCTAGAGGTCGCCGCCCTACTTCAGAAAATGAACGCACCAAGCACTATGCGGATTTGGGCCATGATTGAGACGCCGTTAGCAATCTTCAAGCTAGAAGAAATCGCCAGCGCGCATCCATTGCTTGAAGCTCTAGTCTTAGGTACATCTGATCTTGTGAAAGATTTGCATGCTCGCCATACCCCCGATCGCATCGAGACTCAGACCGCACTCTCCCTCTCTGTATTGGCAGCCAGAGCCTATGGTCTATGTGTTTTGGATGGTGTTCATCTCTCATTAGATGATGAAACAGGACTAAAACTGTCTTGTATTCAGGGGAGAGATATGGGTTTTGATGGCAAGACCTTGATTCATCCAAATCAGATCGCACTTGCTAATGAAATTTTTGGGCCTTCCCCCGAGGAGATCCTTGAAGCCCAAAACAGAATCGCCGCATATGATGCAGCGATTCAATCAGGCGCAGGGATTGCCGTCCTAAATGGCAAGTTGATTGAGGAACTCCACATTCAAGATGCCAAGAGAATCTTGGCCCTTGCAAAGGCAATTAGCGTTAGAGATAAATCTTAA
- a CDS encoding amino acid permease, giving the protein MNKDRKLERGLGQRQIEMIAIGGCIGTGLFMGSGKTISLAGPGIILIYAITGLVLYFVMRAMGELLLHNLEYKSFVDFSEDILGPAAGFFVGWSYWFAWIVAAIAEIIAITGYIAFWWPNLPPWISALVLIALLLALNILSVKAFGELEFWMAIIKVVAIVGLIALGLYLAVTGFVSPSGIQARISNLWSYGGFFPNGISGLLLGLQTTIFAFAGMEVVGTMMAEAKDPEKMIPDAIRKIPWRIMIFYIGTVTVLMMVTPWNDIPADQSPFVGMFSLVGMIAAASIVNAVVISSATSSSNSGIYATSRMLYGLSKNHHAPAIFGKLSTYQIPTGGIFLGTGLILSASIVLTTTQSMMSAFELVGTISALIFIYIWSMILLAYLVYCKRLPQAHDESAFKMPLGKVMPYVAFAFFGIVIYALTLNDDTRIALFVLPVWFIGLWAMYRIKTRRSTKQKQLIADFEEKVAAQNAAAKQYLKKS; this is encoded by the coding sequence ATGAACAAAGATAGAAAGCTAGAGCGGGGTTTAGGCCAGCGCCAGATTGAGATGATTGCCATTGGTGGCTGTATTGGCACTGGTCTATTCATGGGTTCTGGAAAAACCATTTCACTTGCGGGCCCTGGCATTATTTTGATCTATGCAATTACCGGCTTAGTGCTCTATTTTGTGATGAGAGCAATGGGTGAGTTATTACTGCACAACCTCGAGTACAAATCCTTTGTAGATTTTTCTGAAGATATATTGGGGCCTGCTGCAGGATTTTTTGTTGGTTGGTCGTATTGGTTTGCCTGGATTGTGGCGGCCATCGCAGAAATCATTGCCATTACAGGCTATATCGCATTTTGGTGGCCAAATCTACCCCCTTGGATTTCTGCGCTAGTACTCATTGCCTTATTGCTGGCCCTGAACATTCTGTCTGTGAAAGCATTTGGTGAGCTGGAGTTTTGGATGGCCATTATTAAAGTCGTTGCCATTGTTGGATTGATTGCCCTGGGACTCTACTTAGCTGTTACTGGTTTTGTTTCTCCGAGTGGCATTCAGGCTCGTATTAGCAACCTCTGGTCATATGGAGGATTTTTCCCCAATGGAATTTCAGGATTGCTTTTGGGTCTACAGACAACCATCTTTGCTTTTGCTGGTATGGAAGTCGTTGGCACAATGATGGCGGAAGCTAAGGATCCCGAGAAAATGATTCCTGATGCCATTCGCAAGATTCCTTGGCGCATCATGATTTTCTATATTGGCACAGTCACCGTCTTAATGATGGTAACGCCATGGAATGATATTCCTGCAGATCAAAGTCCTTTTGTGGGAATGTTCTCTCTAGTAGGCATGATTGCGGCTGCCTCAATCGTTAATGCTGTAGTGATTAGTTCTGCAACTTCTTCGAGTAATAGCGGTATCTATGCGACTTCAAGAATGCTGTACGGTTTATCTAAAAATCACCATGCACCCGCTATTTTTGGAAAGTTATCAACCTATCAAATTCCGACGGGTGGAATATTCTTGGGTACGGGGCTCATTCTATCGGCATCTATAGTGCTCACCACGACTCAATCGATGATGAGTGCTTTTGAGTTAGTAGGGACGATATCCGCTTTAATCTTTATTTACATCTGGTCTATGATTTTGTTGGCCTATTTAGTCTATTGCAAACGACTACCTCAAGCCCATGATGAATCTGCGTTTAAGATGCCGCTGGGCAAAGTGATGCCGTATGTAGCTTTTGCTTTCTTTGGGATTGTGATTTATGCGTTGACTCTCAATGACGATACTCGGATCGCTCTTTTTGTTCTGCCAGTTTGGTTTATTGGTCTTTGGGCGATGTATCGAATTAAAACTAGAAGAAGTACAAAGCAAAAGCAACTGATTGCTGACTTTGAGGAAAAGGTTGCGGCTCAGAATGCTGCTGCTAAACAATACCTGAAGAAGTCTTAA